DNA from Halobaculum sp. XH14:
TTGACCGCGACGCGGTCGTCCGGGTCGAGGTCCTCGCGCATCTCGTCGGTGACCTCGGTGAGTGCCTCCTGGTTGTTGCCGTGCTGTTTGATCACGACGCCGTCGTCGTTCAGTTCCTGGACCGTCGCCACGAATAGCGGCGACTGCTTGAGCTTCTTGTTCTCGTGGGTCAGCCGCTCCAGTTTCTGTTGGTACTTGTTGTTCTCCGCGTTCGCATCCAGGAGCTTGTCGCGCATCTCCTCGTTCTGGTCCTCGAGGACTTCGAGCCGTTCCTCGAGTGCCTCGATCTGCTCCTGACGCGACGTCGACTCCTCGTCGAACGGCAGGTCGACGTCGTCAACCGTGTCGGTCATCGACGGTGGTAGGGCAGACGGTAATAAGAGGCTTCGGGTGGGGGCGACCAGCCGGTAGATTCCCTGCAGTAATGATTTGAGATGAGAAGTATTATCTAACAGCATCCCATTGCCCGAACTACGATGGGTGTTTCCGACACGGAGGCCGTGACGACCGGCGAGGGCGAGGGAGTCGGCTGGGAGGCGGTCGAGGAGCTTCCCCCCAGCGCGAAGCTCGTGGCAAAGGTGCTCGAGTACGAGGACACGCTGACCCAGAGTCAGCTCGCAGAGGAGACGCTGTTGCCGCCCCGGACGGTGCGATACGCGCTCTCCCGGCTCGAGGACGCCGGCGTTGTCGAGTCCCGCTTCTCGTTCTCGGACGCGCGCAAGCGCCTCTACACGCTGAAGCTCTGAACCAGGCACGCCGTTCTCGCCACCGCTACTGACTCGGTGAACGGTCGCTCCGAGCGGCGATTCCGGACCAGCCACGGGAAGGTTTTTTCCGTGATACCGCACCAGACGTCCCGTGAGCGATGACGTCGAGGCGGTGAAACGAGCTCTCAGAGCGCTCGTCGACGACAACGAGCGGCAATCTACCGGGGAGTTCGACGAACTGGTCCT
Protein-coding regions in this window:
- a CDS encoding winged helix-turn-helix domain-containing protein, whose product is MGVSDTEAVTTGEGEGVGWEAVEELPPSAKLVAKVLEYEDTLTQSQLAEETLLPPRTVRYALSRLEDAGVVESRFSFSDARKRLYTLKL